In Cyclobacteriaceae bacterium, the DNA window TCACTTTTTCAAATGTGTTGTGTTCTACTTCTTTCATAACAAAGTAGTTGTTGTTCTCCAGTACAATGGAGGTTTGAGGAACCGCTAATACTCTTACAAGATTCTTTGGGGTGATAATTACATTGGCAAACATTTCAGGCTTCAGCAATCCGTCCTTGTTAACCAATTCTGTTCTGACCCTGATCACACGGGATTGAGGATCCAGCATAGTGCCGATCTTTTTAATGGAACCTTTAAACTCTTTGTCAGGATAAGCGATGGTTTTAACCGTCACGAGATCCCCTTCACTTACTTTCGCCATGTCACTTTCATGCACGTTAGCCCATACCCAGATCGTTTCAAGATCACTGATCGTGAAAATATTCATCGCATTGTCGGTACGGATCTGAGTTCCTTCATTAATATTTCTTTCTACGATGTATCCGGATCTTGGAGCCACTACCCTGAACATGGCATCAAGTTCTTTGGAAGAGCCTCCGTACAGTTCAAGAATCTGCTTTTTTTCATTGAACTCAGACTGATCATTGCTGAAGTCTTTCTGAACTTCAGCATACTCTTTAGCAGACAACATTCCTGATTTGAACAATTCTGTAGAGCGTGCAAGATTTGATTCTGCTACTTCAAAGTTTGCCTTGGCGATATTGTAATCCCGTTGATAGGTACTGATATCGGTACTGAGAATGGTGGCCAGTATTTCACCTTTCTTTATATAATCACCCAGGGAGACATTCACTTTACTGACGCTTCCGCTAACAATCGGATATACACGAACGACGTTATTCTCATCGAAGCTTACCTCTCCAACAGCCGCGAACTCATCCATAGCAGGAATGCTGCGGGCGGTATCAATCTGAACATATTTTAGCTGCTCATCTGTAAATGAAATTTTGTTAGAGGCTTCCTTTACTTCCGGCTTTTTCTCCTCTTTTTTTGAACACGCTCCTATTAAAATCAATAGAGCAAAAAAGTAACTTGTCTTTATCATAGTAGCGGGCATTAATAGTCAATTAAAGTTTGGCCGACGGAAAAATTTAATTCATTTACATTATTCAGATACTGTTGCTTCAGCTCTATCAGCTGAATGTTAGTCAGAATAAAAATGCGTTGTTGATCGATAAACTGAAGCAAGCTGATGTTGCGCTTCTGAAAATTCTGATTCGTGCTTTTATTCAAATCTGCCAGACGATCGAGAAATTGAATATTATAATTCAGCAAACCTGAATTTGAATTTTTATATCTGTTGTAGGCAGCGATCACTTCATTTCGCGCCTGATTTTCAAGTTGCTTGAACTGAATATCAGATTGAGCAATGGACATTTTAGCTTGCTTGATGCGTCCCTGATTATGATCGAATATTGGAAGGAAGAGCTCTGTCGTAAATCCGTGATAAGGACGGATGTAATTACTTCCCCTGTCATAAGGCTGATATCCAAACTTGATATCCGGCATCCCGGAAGACTGCTGAAGCTTTAAATTTCTTTGCTGATACCGGATGTTGATCTTGGCTGCCTGAAGATCAGGACGGGTTTCCACTGCTTGTGTTGCTAAATAGGCAGGATCAAATTCTTCTGACACTACGGGTATCCTTTGTTCAACATAAAACACTGTGTCCTGCGGAAAACGCAATAATGTTCTCAGTTCACTGCTGACTGTTTCTTTCTGATTGAAGTTTTCAATTGCATCTGC includes these proteins:
- a CDS encoding efflux RND transporter periplasmic adaptor subunit, which codes for MIKTSYFFALLILIGACSKKEEKKPEVKEASNKISFTDEQLKYVQIDTARSIPAMDEFAAVGEVSFDENNVVRVYPIVSGSVSKVNVSLGDYIKKGEILATILSTDISTYQRDYNIAKANFEVAESNLARSTELFKSGMLSAKEYAEVQKDFSNDQSEFNEKKQILELYGGSSKELDAMFRVVAPRSGYIVERNINEGTQIRTDNAMNIFTISDLETIWVWANVHESDMAKVSEGDLVTVKTIAYPDKEFKGSIKKIGTMLDPQSRVIRVRTELVNKDGLLKPEMFANVIITPKNLVRVLAVPQTSIVLENNNYFVMKEVEHNTFEKVKVLVGKNYNQSTEIKGGIKEGDRIIAEGSLFVLTGYNLK
- a CDS encoding TolC family protein gives rise to the protein MKRFACLLIFASIVSLVKAQSRDTVLSYQEAKQRMLNYNLSMLASYYEINIAKAKVIQAKVWNNPNFIVNGDMYNQETNEYFALRNQSLWQFEQTFSIAGKHTNSVRLARIGVEMAEKQMEDVIRSLLYELGSKYSDLAALQSKQILYQQVILNYNKLMDATRKQLEVGAISTIEAVRLEAEYLDVKADAIENFNQKETVSSELRTLLRFPQDTVFYVEQRIPVVSEEFDPAYLATQAVETRPDLQAAKINIRYQQRNLKLQQSSGMPDIKFGYQPYDRGSNYIRPYHGFTTELFLPIFDHNQGRIKQAKMSIAQSDIQFKQLENQARNEVIAAYNRYKNSNSGLLNYNIQFLDRLADLNKSTNQNFQKRNISLLQFIDQQRIFILTNIQLIELKQQYLNNVNELNFSVGQTLIDY